The genomic segment TGGCGTTGTTACTCGCTTATACGGTGTTCTCACGAAATAAATTCCATTTTGACCAAGTAGGGATTAGTATGGTTGCTGCTTTTTATACAGGCTTTGGCTTTCATTACTTGGCATTAACTCGGGATGCAGGTTTGATGTATGTCTTATTTGCTTTATTTATTGTTTGGTCAACTGATACAGGAGCTTATTTTATCGGAAAAGCTATTGGGAAACATAAGTTAGCACCGAATGTAAGCCCCAATAAAACCATCGAAGGATTTATTGGTGGGATTGTATGTGCGCTTGTGATTGCAGGTGGCTTTTATTATTTTGCCGAACTACCTGGGAATATTGCTTTGATTTTGACATTATTAGTATTTTTATCTATTTTTGGACAACTTGGAGATTTAGTCGAATCTGCTTTAAAACGTTTTTATGGCGTCAAAGATTCTGGAAAGATTTTACCAGGTCATGGCGGTATTTTAGACAGATTTGATAGCTTGTTGTTCGTGTTACCGCTGCTACATATACTTCAAATTATTTAATTGGAGATGGGATAATGAAAAAAATTATTTTACTGGGAGCAACTGGTTCTATAGGTACTCAAGCGTTAACGATTGTTCGAGAAAATCCAGATAAGTTTCAAGTAGTAGCGCTTAGCTTTGGGCGAAATATGGATCGTGGTCGAGCGATTATTCAAGAATTTAAGCCGGAAATGGTGGCTGTTTGGCATACCCGCGACAAAGTAACGCTCCAAGCAGAATTTCCTGATTTAAAGGTTTTTAATGGTTTAGAGGGACTTAGAGAAGTGTCGACCTATCCAGACGGTGATATTTTACTAAATGCTGTAATGGGAAGTGTTGGTTTGCTTCCAACCTTGGATGCAATTGAAGCCGGTAAAACTATCGCAATTGCAAATAAAGAAACACTAGTTACAGCAGGGCATTTAGTTATGAATGCGGCTCGAGAGAAAAATATTTCTTTATTGCCAGTTGATAGTGAACATTCGGCTATTTTACAAGCATTAAACGGAGAAAATCCTGAAAAAATTAAAAAAATAATTCTAACTGCAAGCGGCGGGAGTTTTCGTGATAAAACGCGGGAACAATTAAGTGAAGTAACTGTGAAAGAAGCGCTGAAACATCCTAATTGGAACATGGGAAATAAATTA from the Listeria seeligeri serovar 1/2b str. SLCC3954 genome contains:
- a CDS encoding phosphatidate cytidylyltransferase → MKTRIITAVVALIFFIPFVIYGGIPFELLSILLATIALYEVLIMTKQRIFSVNGIVTLLLMWLVVVPDRYLDFLEELHITEMEIIFILMALLLAYTVFSRNKFHFDQVGISMVAAFYTGFGFHYLALTRDAGLMYVLFALFIVWSTDTGAYFIGKAIGKHKLAPNVSPNKTIEGFIGGIVCALVIAGGFYYFAELPGNIALILTLLVFLSIFGQLGDLVESALKRFYGVKDSGKILPGHGGILDRFDSLLFVLPLLHILQII
- a CDS encoding 1-deoxy-D-xylulose-5-phosphate reductoisomerase; this encodes MKKIILLGATGSIGTQALTIVRENPDKFQVVALSFGRNMDRGRAIIQEFKPEMVAVWHTRDKVTLQAEFPDLKVFNGLEGLREVSTYPDGDILLNAVMGSVGLLPTLDAIEAGKTIAIANKETLVTAGHLVMNAAREKNISLLPVDSEHSAILQALNGENPEKIKKIILTASGGSFRDKTREQLSEVTVKEALKHPNWNMGNKLTIDSATMFNKGLEVMEAHWLFGVSYDQIEVVIQRESIVHSMVQFVDGSIMAQLGTPDMRIPIQYALTAPDRFHIPFENEFRITDFSALHFEKVDYERFPALKLAYNAGKIGGTMPTVLNAANEIAVAGFLNGQVAFYNIEALVENAMNRHTSISNPDLDTILQVDKETRAYVKTLL